One genomic segment of Cryptococcus neoformans var. neoformans JEC21 chromosome 8 sequence includes these proteins:
- a CDS encoding coenzyme A transporter, putative has protein sequence MYNRDQPGSSSSTTSPNGKQRASIMTEQGSLPGLLVNTPLEESVWPPARESDRWTASDFWRKSRERAKTDRNSWDYVLSSGIAGGIAGCVAKTSIAPLDRVKILFQTSNAEFTKYAGTPMGLLHAISVIYKSSGVRGLFQGHSVTLLRIFPYAGIKYMMYDWLERLLIKHPDQRSPQRFFLAGSASGVCSVLCTYPLELIRVRLAYQTKTSERTSLLQVIKTIYHEAEIPVNKKQSQSVSPFIRNLPLYPFYRGFSMTIFGMIPYAGVSFLTYGTLKRYAADYIPYFGNHATARDLACGAVAGAVSQTSSYPFEVVRRRMQVGGTLGNGGIGWREAVKRVYESKGWRGFFIGLSIGYIKVIPMTSISFATWQLMKRLMEIS, from the exons ATGTACAATCGAGATCAGCCAGGATCGAGttcctcaacaacatctCCAAATGGCAAGCAGAGAGCATCCATTATGACTGAACAGGGTTCTTTACCTGGTCTTTTGGTCAACACACCTCTCGAAGAATCTGTTTGGCCGCCCGCAAGAGAAAGTGACCGATGGACAGCATCAGACTTTTGGAGAAAAAGTAGGGAAAGAGCAAAGACAGACAGAAATAGTTGGGACTATG TCTTGAGCAGCGGTATAGCCGGAGGTATAGCAGGTTGCGTG GCCAAAACATCTATTGCCCCTTTAGATAGGGTAAAAATTCTCTTCCAGACATCAAATGCTGAGTTCACCAAATATGCGG GCACACCAATGGGTTTATTGCACGCTATCTCAGTGATATACAAATCTTCTGGAGTCAGAGGTTTGTTCCAAGGACATTCAGTAACCCTTTTACGGATATTCCCCTATGCCGGGATCAAATATATGATGTATGATTGGCTGGAGCGT TTATTGATAAAACATCCCGATCAACGCAGTCCACAACGCTTCTTCCTAGCCGGATCAGCTTCTGGCGTCTGCTCTGTTTTGTGCACTTACCCCCTAGAGCTCATCCGTGTCCGTTTGGCCTACCAAACAAAGACATCAGAACGAacttcccttcttcaagtgATTAAAACCATTTATCACGAGGCAGAAATACCTGTAAACAAGAAACAATCACAATCCGTCTCCCCGTTCATACGCAACCTCCCGCTGTACCCCTTTTACCGAGGTTTCTCAATGACCATCTTCGGCATGATCCCTTATGCGGGCGTTTCTTTCCTCACATACGGTACTTTGAAGCGGTACGCTGCAGATTATATTCCGTACTTTGGTAATCACGCAACCGCACGCGATCTGGCTTGCGGTGCGGTCGCCGGGGCGGTCAGTCAGACATCGAGTTATCCGTTTGAGGTAgtcagaaggaggatgcaAGTAGGTGGAACGTTGGGTAATGGAGGTATAGGATGGAGGGAGGCGGTGAAGAGAGTTTACGAGTCAAAGGGATGGAGGGGATTCTTCATCGGATTGAGTATTGGCTATATCAAAGTCATCCCTATGACGAG CATTTCTTTCGCAACTTGGcagttgatgaagaggctgaTGGAAATCTCCTag
- a CDS encoding protein transporter, putative, producing the protein MSTYSHTPNYPLRTLSQRSNSAAMPQLEPEETSSSSRTKLTSWGRSKKKRVSDATEEEALLEENSSYAFEQELGTEIRHGGKSKGRTIPLQPASPKSPYPANVVRNQKYSILSFLPLVFYEQFKFFFNFYFLVVALSQFIPALKIGYIVTYVAPLAFVLAVTMGKEAFDDYSRYLRDREANSTRYLVLVPQPPSPNPSSDGEQTPSLPRPQTRSTPASSIKVGDMVLLEKNQRVPADMVLLTTSEEEGTCFIRTDQLDGETDWKLKVAVGETQKMGEAFVGSAEGSLYADPPIKDIHTFYGVFTLRSTSPGEQTETSTPLSVENVLWANTVLAAGSAVGLVVYTGKETRAVLNTSEAGTKMGTLEKEVNKMAKILCTVTFALSVILVALNGFRGQWYIYVFRFLILFSSIIPISLRVNLDMGKTVYAHQIQTDKEIPETIVRTSTLPEELGRVEYLLSDKTGTLTRNEMELKKLHMGTLVFGWDSMDEVSHLLSQALDETSGPHGRQGSLPGGNQRGRRDMTGRVRDTVMALATCHNVTPVVNDDGTTTYQASSPDEVAIVQWTESVGLTLTSRDRTSMVVRSSAGRSLTFDILSIFPFTSESKRMGIIIRDRETGGITFVQKGADVVMSKIVQKNDWLEEETGNMAREGLRTLVLARKKLSEEAYAAFDKAYRAAQLLPSESRASSITSVISQHLETELELLALTGVEDKLQEDVKSTLELLRNAGLKIWMLTGDKIETATNIAVSSKLVARGQYIHQAAKLTTADQVRDMLDFLHTKLDCALVIDGESLQLSLDRFRSEFIILATQLPIVVACRCSPTQKADVAKLIREYTKKTVCCIGDGGNDVSMIQAADVGVGIVGKEGKQASLAADFSINQFSYLTKLLLWHGRNSYKRSAKLSQFVIHRGLIIAVIQAVFSSIFFFAPIALYQGWLQVGYATLYTMAPVFSLVLDKDVNEDLALLYPELYKELTKGRSLSYKTFFTWLTISVYQGGIIMLLSLLLFESEFLHIVAISFTALVINELIMVALEVTTWHSYMVLSELGTALVYFGSMAVLPEYFDLAFVLSSTFVYKVTVIVAVSSFPLYVIKAAHQRLNPAAYKKVAGI; encoded by the exons ATGTCAACCTACTCGCACACACCCAATTACCCCCTGAGGACCCTCTCTCAAAGATCAAACTCTGCAGCAATGCCGCAACTGGAGCCAGAGGAGacatcgtcatcgtcgaGAACAAAATTGACTAGTTGGGGAagatcaaagaagaagagagttAGCGATGCtacagaagaggaagcttTGCTTGAAGAGAATAGTAGCTATGCATTTGAGCAAGAGCTTGGAACGGAAATAAGGCATGGTGGGAAATCCAAAGGGAGGACAATACCTCTGCAGCCAGCTT CTCCCAAATCCCCATATCCTGCAAATGTTGTCCGAAATCAAAAGTATTCGATTCTCTCCTTTCTACCTCTTGTATTCTATGAGCAATtcaaattcttcttcaacttctaCTTTCTTGTCGTCGCGTTATCTCAATTCATACCGGCCTTGAAGATCGGCTACATTGTGACCTATGTTGCCCCTCTAGCCTTCGTCCTCGCGGTAACTatgggaaaagaagcttTTGATGACTACTCGCGTTATCTCCGGGATCGTGAAGCCAACTCGACCCGCTACCTCGTTCTTGTCCCCCAACCCCCCTCTCCCAATCCTTCATCTGATGGTGAACAAACCCCATCGCTCCCTCGTCCTCAAACCCGCTCTactcctgcttcttcaattAAAGTTGGGGATATGGTACTTCTCgaaaaaaaccaaagaGTTCCAGCCGACATGGTGCTCCTTACCACaagcgaggaagaagggactTGTTTTATCAGGACAGATCAATTGGACGGCGAGACTGATTGGAAGCTCAAAGTAGCTGTTGGAGAAACCCAAAAGATGGGTGAAGCATTTGTCGGAAGTGCTGAAGGCTCTTTGTATGCCGATCCCCCAATTAAGGATATCCACACTTTCTACGGCGTTTTCACTCTCCGATCAACATCCCCTGGCGAGCAAACGGAAACATCTACTCCGCTTTCTGTTGAAAACGTCCTTTGGGCGAACACTGTCCTTGCAGCTGGGTCTGCCGTGGGATTGGTGGTGTATACTGGGAAGGAGACTAGAGCAGTATTGAACACGAGTGAGGCGGGGACAAAGATGGGAACCCTGGAAAAGGAAGTCAACAAAATGGCAAAG ATCTTATGCACAGTAACATTCGCCCTTTCAGTCATCCTCGTCGCCCTGAACGGATTTAGAGGGCAATGGTACATCTACgtcttccgcttcctcatccttttttcctctaTTATTCCTATCAGTCTGAGGGTTAATCTGGATATGGGGAAGACTGTCTACGCTCATCAAATCCAGACCGATAAAGAAATCCCCGAGACAATTGTCCGGACTTCTACTTTGCCAGAGGAGCTGGGTAGGGTGGAGTATCTTTTGAGCGACAAGACCGGTACTTTGACCAGAAATG AGATGGAGCTCAAGAAGCTGCATATGGGAACTCTTGTGTTCGGTTGGGACTCAATGGATGAGGTGTCGCACTTGTTATCGCAAGCATTGGACGAAACCAGTGGTCCAC ATGGAAGGCAAGGTTCATTACCAGGTGGAAACCAAAGAGGCAGGCGAGATATGACTGGCAGAGTTCGGGATACAGTCATGGCCCTTGCAACCTGCCACAAT GTCACACCTGTTGTCAACGACGATGGTACCACTACTTACcaagcttcttcacccGATGAAGTTGCCATTGTTCAGTGGACCGAATCTGTTGGGCTCACCCTCACCTCCCGCGATCGAACCTCCATGGTCGTCCGCTCCTCTGCAGGCCGCTCACTTACATTTGACATCCTTTCCATATTTCCGTTCACCTCAGAAAGCAAACGTATGGGTATCATTATCAGAGATCGGGAGACTGGCGGGATCACTTTCGTGCAAAAGGGGGCGGACGTGGTGATGAGCAAGATTGTACAGAAAAATGACtggctggaggaggaaacCGGTAACATGGCCAGAGAAGGTCTTCGTACCCTCGTACTTGccaggaagaagctgtcTGAAGAAGCGTACGCCGCTTTCGACAAAGCCTATCGCGCTGctcaacttcttccctccGAATCGCGCGCATCCTCCATCACTTCTGTCATATCCCAGCATCTAGAAACCGAACTTGAGCTTCTGGCTCTGACTGGAGTAGAAGACAAATTGCAGGAAGATGTGAAGAGTACTTTGGAGTTGCTGAGGAATGCAGGATTGAAGATATGGATGTTGACGGGCGATAAAATCGAGACGGCTACGAACATTGCGGTCAGTAGTAAACTCGTGGCAAGAGGACAGTATATCCACCAGGCTGCGAAAT TAACGACAGCGGACCAGGTTCGAGACATGCTGGATTTCTTACATACCAAGCTTGATTGTGCTCTGGTCATTGATGGGGAATCGCTTCAG CTCTCTTTGGACCGATTCCGTTCAGaattcatcatccttgCCACTCAACTTCCTATCGTCGTCGCGTGCCGATGCTCTCCCACCCAAAAGGCAGACGTTGCTAAGCTCATTCGAGAATACACAAAGAAAACAGTTTGCTGTATTGGCGATGGGGGGAACGACGTCTCAATGATTCAAGCGGCAGATGTTG GTGTTGGTATCGTgggcaaggaaggaaaacagGCTTCATTGGCCGCCGACTTTAGCATCAATCAGTTCTCATACCTCACTAAACTCTTGCTTTGGCACGGCCGTAACTCTTATAAGAGGTCGGCGAAATTGAGTCAATTTGTGATTCATCGAGGTTTGATCATTGCTGTCATCCAAGCGGTTTTCAGTTCGatattcttctttgctc CGATCGCCCTTTACCAAGGATGGCTTCAAGTAGGGTATGCGACATTGTACACCATGGCGCCGGTGTTTTCCCTTGTTTTGGACAAGGACGTAAACGAGGATCTTGCCTTGCTTTATCCGGAGCTGTACAAAGAACTGACCAAG GGACGATCATTGAGCTACAAAACCTTCTTCACGTGGCTCACTATCAGTGTCTATCAAG GCGGTATAATCATGCttctgtctcttcttcttttcgagTCTGAATTCCTTCACATCGTCgccatctctttcaccGCCTTAGTCATCAATGAACTTATCATGGTCGCTCTTGAGGTTACCACATGGCACAGTTACATGGTGCTGAGTGAGTTGGGAACAGCCTTGGTCTACTTTGGAAGTATGGCTGTATTGCCCGAGTACTTTG ACTTGGCATTCGTCCTCTCTTCTACATTTGTATATAAGGTGACAGTCATCGTCGCTgtttcatccttcccacTGTATGTAATCAAAGCCGCACATCAACGACTGAACCCAGCGGCATATAAGAAGGTGGCTGGGATATGA